One genomic region from Rhodoligotrophos appendicifer encodes:
- a CDS encoding GcvT family protein, with protein MKSQARVVVIGGGVVGVSTLYHLAKKGWSDVVLVERKELTSGSTWHAAGLLPLFNMSYSVGQIHKYSVKLYKTLEEETGQHVGFRQVSNIRLARTKDRWDEFMYYAGIAKTLGITVNVLTPAQVKEIWPLVNTDTLIGAIQHPDDGYIQPADLTQALAKGARSRGAEIYRNTTVTGIEQQKDGTWLVKTDKGDIAAEHVVSASGNFARKTGAMVGVDVPVIPVEHQYIVTEPHPEIVARQKAGLPEMGVLRESDSSWYMREENGGLLLGPYEVGAPACYVDGPSEDSEFELFQEDLERLEPYIETAITRVPAFGEVGIKRVYNGAIAYTPDGSPIIGPAWDVKNFWLNEGHSFGVTAAGGAGWQLAEWIVDGEPTIDMMGVDPRRFGPYATRGYLKTKNEEAYANVFTVHYPDEERAAARPLKRTPCYDRMKDLGAVFGSVYGWERPNWFAPKGLALSAAELDQPDTLLHENHAPVKPGEPVREKYAFRRSNYFEHVGREARHVHEKVGLLDMSAFAKFEVSGPGAEAWLDYLVANRIPKKIGRIALTHMLSKNGGVRSEFTIFRAGPQSFYLVSAGAFERHDFDYLQKNLPTDGSVRLSKVTTQYGVLVLAGPRSRDVLAKVTDADLSSPKFPWLSGQFINVGIASALAIRVNFVGELGWELHHPIEMQNTIFDTVMEAGAEFDIKPFGIRAMDSLRLEKSYRLIPRELSIEYSAIESGLEKFVNLNKADFIGRDALTKWQAEGFKNQFVTMEVHGVTDADARGSEAIYRDGRLVGRATSGGYGWRLGKSLALAMVPPEMAALGTEFEIEILGRRHKTTIIPESPFDPENERLRG; from the coding sequence ATGAAGAGCCAAGCGCGCGTGGTGGTCATCGGCGGCGGTGTGGTCGGCGTGTCCACGCTCTACCATCTGGCCAAGAAAGGCTGGTCCGACGTCGTGCTTGTCGAGCGCAAGGAGCTCACCTCCGGATCGACCTGGCATGCCGCCGGCCTGCTCCCGCTGTTCAACATGAGCTACTCGGTGGGCCAGATCCACAAATACTCGGTCAAGCTCTACAAGACCCTGGAGGAGGAAACGGGCCAGCATGTAGGCTTCCGCCAGGTCTCCAACATTCGGCTCGCCCGGACCAAGGATCGCTGGGACGAGTTCATGTATTATGCCGGCATCGCCAAGACCCTCGGCATCACCGTCAATGTCCTCACCCCTGCCCAGGTCAAGGAGATCTGGCCGCTGGTGAACACCGACACCCTGATCGGCGCGATCCAGCACCCGGATGACGGCTACATCCAGCCCGCCGACCTGACGCAGGCGCTGGCCAAGGGCGCGCGCTCGCGGGGCGCCGAGATCTACCGCAACACCACCGTCACCGGCATCGAGCAGCAGAAGGATGGCACCTGGCTGGTGAAGACCGACAAGGGCGACATCGCAGCCGAGCATGTGGTGTCCGCCAGCGGCAACTTCGCCCGGAAGACCGGCGCGATGGTGGGCGTCGACGTGCCGGTGATCCCTGTGGAGCACCAGTACATCGTCACCGAGCCGCATCCCGAGATCGTGGCGCGCCAGAAGGCCGGCTTGCCCGAAATGGGGGTTCTCCGCGAATCCGACAGTTCCTGGTACATGCGCGAGGAGAATGGCGGTCTACTGCTCGGTCCTTATGAGGTCGGCGCACCCGCCTGCTATGTGGACGGGCCGAGCGAGGACTCCGAATTCGAGCTGTTCCAGGAGGATCTCGAGCGGCTCGAGCCCTATATCGAGACCGCCATCACCCGGGTGCCGGCCTTCGGCGAAGTCGGCATCAAGAGGGTCTATAACGGCGCCATCGCCTATACGCCGGACGGCTCCCCCATCATCGGCCCGGCCTGGGACGTGAAGAATTTCTGGCTGAACGAGGGCCATTCCTTCGGCGTAACCGCGGCCGGCGGCGCCGGCTGGCAGCTGGCGGAGTGGATCGTCGATGGCGAGCCCACCATCGACATGATGGGCGTCGATCCCCGCCGCTTCGGGCCCTATGCCACCCGTGGCTACCTCAAGACCAAGAATGAGGAGGCCTATGCAAATGTGTTCACCGTCCATTACCCCGACGAGGAACGCGCCGCCGCCCGGCCCCTGAAGCGCACTCCCTGCTACGACCGGATGAAGGACCTCGGCGCCGTCTTCGGCTCGGTCTATGGCTGGGAGCGTCCCAACTGGTTTGCACCGAAGGGCTTGGCTCTGAGCGCGGCCGAACTCGACCAGCCCGACACGCTGCTCCATGAGAACCATGCCCCGGTGAAGCCGGGCGAGCCGGTGCGGGAGAAATATGCCTTCCGCCGCTCCAACTATTTCGAGCATGTCGGCCGCGAAGCGCGCCATGTGCATGAAAAGGTGGGCCTGCTGGACATGTCCGCCTTCGCCAAGTTCGAGGTCTCGGGGCCCGGCGCGGAAGCCTGGCTCGATTATCTCGTCGCCAATCGCATTCCGAAGAAGATCGGCCGCATCGCCCTCACCCACATGCTGTCGAAGAATGGCGGGGTGCGGTCGGAATTCACGATCTTCCGGGCTGGGCCGCAAAGCTTCTATCTGGTCTCGGCCGGCGCCTTCGAGCGCCACGACTTCGACTATCTGCAGAAGAACCTGCCCACCGACGGCAGCGTGCGCCTGTCGAAGGTGACGACGCAATATGGCGTGCTGGTGCTCGCCGGTCCGCGCTCGCGCGACGTGCTCGCGAAGGTCACGGATGCGGATCTCTCCAGCCCCAAATTTCCCTGGCTGTCCGGCCAGTTCATCAATGTCGGCATCGCCTCGGCACTGGCGATCCGGGTGAATTTCGTCGGCGAGCTCGGCTGGGAGCTGCATCACCCGATCGAGATGCAGAACACCATCTTCGACACCGTGATGGAAGCAGGCGCCGAATTCGACATCAAGCCCTTCGGCATCCGCGCCATGGACAGCCTGCGGCTGGAGAAGTCCTACCGGTTGATCCCGCGCGAGTTGTCGATCGAATATTCGGCCATCGAATCCGGCCTCGAGAAGTTCGTGAACCTCAACAAGGCCGACTTCATCGGCCGCGACGCATTGACGAAGTGGCAGGCGGAAGGGTTCAAGAACCAGTTCGTCACCATGGAGGTCCACGGCGTCACCGATGCCGATGCCCGGGGGTCCGAGGCGATCTATCGCGATGGCAGGCTGGTGGGCCGCGCCACGTCCGGCGGCTATGGCTGGCGCCTGGGGAAATCCCTGGCGCTCGCCATGGTGCCGCCGGAGATGGCGGCGCTGGGCACCGAGTTCGAAATCGAGATCCTGGGACGGCGCCACAAGACGACGATCATCCCCGAGTCACCCTTCGACCCTGAGAACGAGCGGCTGCGGGGGTAA
- a CDS encoding YggS family pyridoxal phosphate-dependent enzyme, translating to MTLLSGHISHPGLADVLTRIDTAARQAGRSRDEITLIAVSKTFDAPDIRPVLEAGQRAFGENRVQEAKGKWPALHDAFPGVEVHLIGPLQTNKVKEAVALFDAIHTLDRPKLAGELAKEIAKQGRAPKLFIEVNTGGEPQKAGILPEATDAFVTQCRQEFGLTIEGLMCIPPVDEEPSLHFALLDKIARRNGLPGLSMGMSSDFEVAVAFGATHVRVGSAIFGSRSYAG from the coding sequence ATGACACTGCTTTCCGGCCATATCAGTCACCCCGGCCTCGCCGATGTCCTCACCCGGATCGACACGGCCGCCAGGCAGGCGGGTCGGAGCCGCGACGAGATCACGCTGATCGCTGTCTCCAAGACCTTCGATGCCCCCGACATTCGACCCGTGCTGGAGGCCGGCCAGAGGGCCTTCGGCGAAAACCGGGTGCAGGAGGCCAAGGGCAAATGGCCGGCCCTGCACGACGCGTTCCCGGGCGTCGAAGTGCATCTCATCGGTCCCCTGCAGACGAACAAGGTGAAGGAGGCCGTCGCCCTGTTCGACGCCATCCACACCCTCGACCGCCCGAAGCTGGCGGGGGAGCTGGCCAAGGAGATCGCCAAGCAGGGCCGCGCGCCTAAACTCTTCATCGAGGTGAACACGGGCGGCGAGCCGCAGAAAGCCGGTATCCTGCCCGAGGCGACCGATGCCTTCGTGACCCAGTGCCGACAGGAATTCGGGCTGACGATCGAGGGCCTCATGTGCATTCCCCCGGTCGACGAGGAGCCGTCGCTCCACTTCGCCCTGCTGGACAAGATCGCCAGACGCAACGGCCTCCCTGGCCTCAGCATGGGCATGAGCAGTGATTTCGAGGTCGCAGTAGCATTCGGGGCGACCCACGTCAGGGTGGGAAGTGCGATTTTCGGGAGTAGGAGTTACGCTGGGTAG
- a CDS encoding DUF3892 domain-containing protein: MKLTQTAQISCINKQDRYNPYERITHVGGATPKQWKITQPQAIGLIESGEWRFFVSAGGKSVWVIVALSPYGNKYLKTEPDRDEPNNLLSLPECP; encoded by the coding sequence TTGAAGTTGACACAAACAGCTCAAATCTCCTGCATCAACAAACAGGATAGATATAATCCCTACGAGCGAATTACCCATGTAGGGGGTGCTACGCCCAAGCAGTGGAAGATCACGCAACCTCAAGCAATTGGCCTGATAGAAAGCGGCGAATGGCGTTTTTTTGTAAGCGCGGGAGGCAAAAGCGTATGGGTTATAGTTGCACTCAGTCCTTACGGTAACAAGTATCTCAAGACAGAACCCGATCGGGATGAGCCGAACAACCTGCTAAGTCTTCCTGAATGTCCTTAG